The uncultured Sphaerochaeta sp. genome includes a window with the following:
- a CDS encoding DUF2764 family protein: MASYYYLVATLPSLRYDGVLPFTTDTFLSLCKEQVSKAHYLLLEQAVSGVASSHHFLFQYQHFAGMVKKELTEARSRKLSLSDPSYRNDGDKEAKISDTVRQALSSDDVLQAEMLLIRLHWNYLDDLSALHIFDIEGLLSYALKLKMLQRKSLFTREEGNAEFKRLFSNIQTEIENN; encoded by the coding sequence GTGGCTTCCTACTATTATTTGGTAGCAACGTTACCTTCCTTACGGTATGACGGAGTGCTTCCCTTCACAACAGATACCTTTCTTTCGCTCTGCAAAGAGCAGGTAAGCAAGGCTCACTACCTGCTTTTGGAGCAGGCGGTAAGTGGTGTTGCATCCTCACATCATTTTCTTTTTCAGTACCAACATTTTGCTGGTATGGTAAAGAAAGAGTTGACTGAGGCAAGAAGTAGGAAACTTTCTCTCTCTGATCCTTCTTACCGAAATGATGGGGATAAAGAAGCCAAAATCAGTGATACTGTGCGTCAGGCTCTTTCGAGTGATGACGTATTACAAGCAGAAATGTTGCTGATAAGGCTGCATTGGAACTATCTGGATGACCTAAGTGCTCTTCATATATTTGATATTGAGGGGCTTCTTTCGTATGCGTTGAAACTGAAAATGTTGCAAAGAAAAAGTCTTTTTACCCGAGAGGAAGGAAACGCTGAGTTCAAGCGTCTCTTTTCCAATATTCAGACTGAGATTGAGAACAATTAG